Proteins from a single region of Bradyrhizobium diazoefficiens:
- the murJ gene encoding murein biosynthesis integral membrane protein MurJ, whose product MIRSFLTVSTGTLGSRLLGFARDSLIAALLGTGAVADAFLAAFQLVNVVRRLLSEGALNAALIPAWLRVRDRDGKDAAAAFAGRVLGTVSVALIAISIVIALLMPLIITIIAPGFVGSSTLDLAVQNARLMLPYLAFAGPVTVLMGLLNAQGRFALTAFSPLLFNIALIATIAMLLVWHADAGLAAWMLAAAVGIAGLLQLVMLLSQRSARLAIPLRISLDKEMRGFFAKAIPGMVTSSGPQWLMVAGAIIASATPSAVSWLYFANRLIELPLGIVGVAMGTVLVPELTRAVGSGERDAVAHAESRALELAAGLALPATLGLAVLAEPIVRLLFEHGAFGAADSAATARALMWLALGLPAHVLIKALSPAFYARSDTMTPLIATAKGFVVAIALAVLLGHFFGASGIAASIAAGAWSSAFVLLRKSTSEFGFSVDAAARKRLPRIGLAAAAMGALLWLTTGLMPVEAHGLIRFIILGLQIGAGIAVYGVLLQILGAASWREAVNALKRPA is encoded by the coding sequence ATGATCCGCTCCTTCCTGACCGTCTCGACGGGAACACTGGGCTCGCGGCTCTTGGGCTTCGCCCGAGATTCCCTGATCGCGGCGCTGCTCGGCACCGGCGCCGTGGCGGACGCGTTTCTGGCGGCCTTCCAGCTCGTCAACGTTGTGCGGCGCCTGCTCAGCGAAGGAGCGCTCAATGCGGCGCTGATCCCGGCCTGGCTGCGCGTCCGTGACCGCGATGGCAAGGACGCTGCCGCGGCATTCGCGGGACGCGTACTCGGCACGGTCAGTGTGGCGCTGATCGCGATCTCCATCGTCATTGCGCTGCTGATGCCGCTGATCATCACAATTATCGCGCCGGGCTTCGTCGGCAGCAGTACACTCGATCTCGCCGTGCAGAATGCGCGGCTGATGCTGCCGTACCTCGCCTTCGCCGGACCTGTCACGGTGCTGATGGGATTGCTGAACGCGCAAGGGCGATTTGCGCTCACGGCATTCTCGCCGTTGCTGTTCAACATCGCTTTGATTGCGACAATCGCGATGCTACTCGTCTGGCATGCCGATGCGGGCCTCGCTGCCTGGATGCTGGCGGCGGCCGTCGGCATTGCCGGCCTGCTGCAGCTCGTGATGCTGCTGTCGCAGCGAAGTGCGCGTCTCGCGATTCCGTTGCGCATCAGCCTCGACAAGGAGATGCGCGGCTTCTTCGCCAAAGCAATCCCCGGCATGGTCACAAGCTCCGGGCCGCAATGGCTGATGGTGGCGGGCGCAATCATTGCCTCGGCCACGCCGTCGGCCGTCTCCTGGCTCTACTTCGCCAACCGCCTGATCGAGCTGCCGCTCGGCATTGTCGGCGTTGCCATGGGCACGGTGCTGGTGCCGGAGCTGACGCGCGCGGTGGGAAGCGGTGAACGTGACGCGGTGGCACATGCGGAATCGCGCGCGCTGGAACTCGCGGCCGGCCTCGCGCTGCCCGCGACGCTTGGCCTTGCCGTACTGGCCGAACCGATCGTGCGACTGTTGTTCGAACATGGCGCGTTCGGCGCGGCGGACAGCGCGGCGACCGCACGCGCGCTGATGTGGCTGGCGCTCGGCTTGCCGGCGCATGTGCTGATCAAGGCGCTGTCGCCCGCCTTCTATGCCCGCAGCGACACGATGACGCCGCTGATCGCAACGGCCAAAGGTTTTGTGGTCGCGATCGCACTCGCTGTCCTGCTCGGGCACTTCTTCGGCGCAAGTGGGATCGCCGCGAGCATCGCGGCCGGCGCCTGGAGCAGCGCTTTCGTGCTGCTCCGCAAGAGCACCAGCGAATTCGGCTTCTCGGTCGACGCCGCCGCCCGCAAGCGGCTGCCGCGGATCGGGCTCGCCGCAGCTGCCATGGGCGCCCTGCTCTGGCTGACGACAGGCCTGATGCCGGTCGAGGCCCATGGTCTGATCCGCTTCATCATCCTGGGCTTGCAGATCGGGGCGGGCATCGCCGTCTATGGCGTGCTCCTGCAAATCCTCGGCGCAGCTTCCTGGCGTGAGGCGGTTAACGCGCTGAAGCGGCCCGCCTGA
- the trpS gene encoding tryptophan--tRNA ligase, translating to MPFVERVFSGVQPTGNLHLGNYLGAIVNFVKMQETHNCIYCVVDMHAITQGMDVWGGPAELARNTREVTAAFIAAGIDPKKHIVFNQSQVAGHAELSWIFNCVARMGWLGRMTQFKEKAGKDRENASVGLFDYPVLMAADILLYRATHVPVGEDQKQHLELSRDIAQKFNNDFGDSIRAQGFNDGLFFPLPEPFITGPATRVMSLRDGTKKMSKSDASDNSRINLTDDADTIAQKIRKAKTDPEPLPSEEKGLEARPEADNLVGIFAALSNRSKASVLSEFGGGQFSSFKNALAELCVTKLAPIAGEMKRLVADPGHIDTILNDGSDRARAIAEETMNLSKDIVGFIRRR from the coding sequence ATGCCATTCGTTGAACGGGTTTTTTCGGGCGTCCAGCCGACGGGCAATCTGCACCTCGGCAACTACCTCGGCGCGATCGTCAACTTCGTGAAGATGCAGGAAACCCACAACTGCATCTATTGCGTTGTCGACATGCACGCGATCACCCAAGGCATGGACGTCTGGGGCGGCCCGGCCGAGCTCGCGCGCAACACCCGCGAAGTGACGGCGGCGTTCATCGCTGCCGGCATCGATCCGAAGAAGCACATCGTGTTCAACCAGAGCCAGGTCGCGGGCCATGCCGAACTCTCCTGGATCTTCAACTGCGTCGCGCGCATGGGCTGGCTCGGCCGCATGACCCAATTCAAGGAGAAGGCCGGCAAGGATCGCGAGAACGCCTCGGTCGGGCTGTTCGACTATCCCGTGCTGATGGCCGCCGACATTCTGCTTTACCGCGCCACCCACGTTCCAGTCGGCGAGGACCAGAAGCAGCATCTCGAGCTCTCGCGCGACATCGCGCAGAAGTTCAACAATGATTTCGGCGATTCCATTCGCGCGCAGGGCTTCAATGACGGCCTGTTCTTCCCGCTGCCGGAACCCTTTATCACGGGTCCTGCGACGCGCGTGATGTCCTTACGCGACGGCACCAAGAAGATGTCGAAGTCGGACGCCTCCGACAATTCGCGCATCAACCTGACCGACGACGCCGACACCATCGCGCAGAAGATCCGCAAGGCGAAGACCGATCCGGAGCCGCTGCCGAGCGAAGAGAAGGGCCTGGAAGCGCGCCCCGAGGCCGACAATCTCGTCGGCATTTTCGCAGCGCTCTCTAACCGCTCCAAGGCCAGCGTGCTCAGCGAATTCGGCGGCGGCCAGTTCTCCAGCTTCAAGAACGCGCTGGCCGAGCTGTGCGTGACCAAGCTCGCGCCGATCGCCGGCGAAATGAAGCGCCTGGTTGCCGATCCCGGCCATATCGACACCATCCTGAACGATGGTTCCGACCGGGCCCGCGCCATCGCCGAAGAGACCATGAACCTCTCCAAGGACATCGTCGGCTTCATCCGCCGGCGCTAG
- a CDS encoding NifU family protein has protein sequence MFIQTEATPNPATLKFIPGRVVSDGSPMEFSSREAATRSPLAEKLFDVPGVTGVFYGSDFITVTKADGEWQQLKPAILGAIMEHYMSGAPLLADGAAQSDGDLDDEDEFFDEADAETVDMIKDLIETRVRPAVANDGGDITFRGFKDGIVYLNMKGACSGCPSSTATLQHGIQNLLKHFVPDVVEVRPM, from the coding sequence ATGTTCATTCAAACCGAAGCCACCCCCAATCCCGCCACGCTGAAATTCATTCCCGGCCGCGTCGTTTCCGACGGCAGCCCGATGGAGTTTTCGAGCCGCGAAGCCGCAACGCGCTCGCCGCTCGCGGAAAAACTGTTCGACGTGCCCGGCGTCACCGGCGTGTTCTATGGATCGGACTTCATCACCGTGACCAAGGCCGACGGGGAATGGCAGCAGCTCAAGCCCGCGATCCTCGGCGCCATCATGGAGCACTACATGTCCGGCGCGCCGCTGCTCGCCGATGGCGCGGCGCAAAGCGATGGCGATCTCGATGACGAGGACGAGTTCTTCGACGAGGCCGATGCCGAGACGGTCGACATGATCAAGGACCTGATCGAGACCCGCGTGCGGCCCGCCGTCGCCAATGACGGCGGCGACATCACCTTCCGCGGCTTCAAGGACGGGATCGTCTACCTCAACATGAAGGGCGCGTGCTCCGGCTGCCCGTCATCGACCGCGACGCTCCAGCACGGGATTCAGAACCTGCTCAAGCACTTCGTGCCCGACGTGGTCGAAGTCCGGCCGATGTAG
- the tsaB gene encoding tRNA (adenosine(37)-N6)-threonylcarbamoyltransferase complex dimerization subunit type 1 TsaB, with amino-acid sequence MLILAIDTALEACAAAVLDTDAGELLAREQFLMKRGHAEALMPMIARVMQSANLAFTSLDRIGVTVGPGSFTGLRVGISAARGLALAAKRPAVGLTTLSAYAAAIVGQSGTAPVISAIDARHDHVYFQIVAGDGSQLVQPGIAPITEAIAASQFGAPHLVGNAANILAERWPKDGPQPVAVDAQPAPDIGWVAWLGAAANPDTNPARPFYLKAPDAKPAAPPLAQATSS; translated from the coding sequence ATGCTGATCCTGGCCATCGATACCGCACTGGAAGCGTGCGCGGCTGCCGTGCTCGACACCGATGCCGGCGAACTCCTCGCGCGGGAGCAGTTCCTCATGAAGCGCGGCCACGCCGAGGCGCTGATGCCGATGATCGCGCGCGTGATGCAGTCCGCCAATCTCGCCTTCACCTCGCTCGATCGCATCGGCGTCACGGTCGGTCCCGGAAGCTTCACCGGCCTGCGTGTCGGCATTTCGGCGGCCCGCGGCCTTGCGCTCGCGGCGAAGCGACCGGCCGTCGGCCTGACCACCTTGTCGGCCTACGCGGCCGCCATCGTCGGCCAGAGCGGAACGGCGCCGGTGATCTCGGCGATCGATGCCCGGCACGATCACGTCTATTTCCAGATTGTCGCCGGCGACGGCAGCCAACTGGTGCAGCCGGGCATCGCCCCGATCACCGAGGCGATCGCAGCCTCGCAATTCGGCGCGCCGCACCTGGTCGGCAACGCCGCAAATATCCTCGCCGAGCGCTGGCCGAAGGATGGTCCGCAACCCGTTGCGGTTGACGCGCAGCCCGCGCCCGATATCGGCTGGGTGGCCTGGCTCGGCGCCGCGGCCAATCCCGACACCAATCCGGCGCGGCCGTTCTATCTGAAGGCGCCCGATGCGAAGCCGGCCGCACCGCCGCTCGCACAAGCCACAAGCTCATGA
- the rimI gene encoding ribosomal protein S18-alanine N-acetyltransferase codes for MMGWISEWWRGGTAAVEPASARDAARLAQLHAASFAQGWGENEFETMLSERNTLIHRLRLGRKIIGFAVSRIGADEAEILSVAVDPSHRGRGLSRTLLMTHLGHLAGRGVRTIFLEVEENNQPARRLYEGGGFVVVGRRERYYKQANGEQLNALLMRRDLS; via the coding sequence ATGATGGGATGGATTTCGGAATGGTGGCGCGGCGGCACCGCGGCCGTCGAGCCGGCATCCGCGCGCGACGCGGCGCGGCTGGCGCAGCTTCACGCCGCCTCCTTTGCGCAAGGTTGGGGCGAAAACGAATTCGAGACCATGCTCAGCGAGCGCAACACGCTCATCCACCGCTTGCGCTTGGGACGCAAGATCATCGGCTTTGCGGTGTCGCGGATCGGTGCGGATGAAGCGGAAATCCTCTCGGTCGCGGTCGATCCGTCGCATCGCGGCCGCGGCCTCTCCCGCACGCTGCTGATGACCCATCTCGGTCACCTCGCAGGGCGCGGCGTGCGCACGATATTTCTGGAGGTCGAGGAGAACAACCAGCCGGCGCGACGGCTCTATGAGGGAGGCGGATTCGTGGTGGTCGGGCGGCGCGAACGCTACTATAAGCAGGCCAACGGGGAACAATTGAACGCCCTTCTGATGCGACGCGACTTGTCGTAA
- a CDS encoding Fur family transcriptional regulator: MTGLKPSSASKATGIEARCAATGMRMTEQRRVIARVLAEAVDHPDVEELYRRCVAVDDKISISTVYRTVKLFEDAGIIERHDFREGRARYETMRDSHHDHLINLRDGKVIEFTSEEIEKLQAEIARKLGYKLVDHRLELYCVPLDDDKPTS, encoded by the coding sequence ATGACTGGACTTAAACCTTCCTCCGCATCCAAGGCGACCGGTATCGAGGCGCGCTGTGCCGCAACAGGCATGCGCATGACCGAGCAGCGCCGCGTCATCGCCCGTGTGCTTGCGGAAGCCGTCGATCATCCGGATGTCGAGGAATTGTACCGGCGCTGTGTCGCGGTCGACGACAAGATCTCGATCTCGACCGTCTATCGCACCGTCAAGCTGTTCGAGGATGCCGGCATCATCGAACGCCACGATTTCCGCGAGGGCCGCGCGCGCTATGAGACCATGCGCGACAGCCATCACGACCACCTCATCAACCTGCGCGACGGCAAGGTGATCGAGTTCACCTCCGAGGAGATCGAGAAGCTCCAGGCCGAGATCGCCCGCAAGCTCGGCTACAAGCTGGTCGATCACCGGCTCGAGCTTTATTGCGTCCCGCTCGACGACGACAAGCCGACCTCCTAG
- a CDS encoding HAD family hydrolase, which yields MSVDLIIFDCDGVLVDSEVISCRAHADVLTRHGYPITSEQVFERFLGRSTKQANSEIETELGRALPEAYHGDLQDELFRAFEADLEAIGGIHEVLDVVTQRVCVASSGSHQRMRASLGRTGLYERLAPNIFSSSQVKNGKPAPDLFLFAAKEMGVAPECCVVVEDSLAGIAGARAARMKVFGFCGGSHCRAGHAETLRQAGADLIFADMHQLPELVRRVAADALAE from the coding sequence GTGTCGGTCGATCTGATCATTTTCGATTGCGACGGCGTGCTCGTGGACAGCGAGGTGATCTCCTGTCGCGCGCATGCGGATGTGCTGACGCGGCACGGCTATCCGATAACGTCGGAGCAGGTGTTCGAGCGCTTCCTCGGGCGGTCGACAAAACAGGCCAATAGCGAGATCGAGACCGAACTCGGCCGCGCGCTGCCCGAGGCCTATCACGGCGATCTCCAGGACGAGCTGTTCCGCGCATTCGAAGCCGACCTCGAGGCTATCGGCGGCATCCACGAGGTGCTCGACGTCGTGACGCAACGTGTCTGCGTTGCCTCGAGCGGCTCGCATCAGCGCATGCGGGCGAGCTTAGGGCGCACCGGGCTCTACGAGCGCCTCGCGCCGAATATCTTCTCGTCATCGCAGGTGAAGAACGGCAAGCCGGCGCCGGACCTGTTCCTGTTCGCAGCGAAGGAAATGGGCGTGGCGCCGGAATGCTGCGTCGTGGTCGAGGACAGTCTTGCCGGCATCGCGGGGGCGCGGGCGGCCCGGATGAAAGTGTTCGGCTTTTGCGGTGGCAGCCATTGCCGGGCCGGCCATGCCGAAACCCTGCGCCAGGCCGGTGCCGACCTGATCTTCGCCGACATGCATCAATTACCGGAGCTGGTTCGGCGGGTCGCGGCGGACGCCCTGGCGGAGTAG
- the miaB gene encoding tRNA (N6-isopentenyl adenosine(37)-C2)-methylthiotransferase MiaB: protein MTPPRKLHIKSYGCQMNVYDAQRMVDTLAPEGFVETASAEEADLVILNTCHIREKASEKVYSELGRLRVAKDEAAREGRAMQIAVAGCVAQAEGEEIVRRAPTVDVVVGPQSYHHLPELLKRAGNEGRAIETEFPAADKFGFLAQPKPDAIRARGISAFVTVQEGCDKFCTFCVVPYTRGSEVSRPVAKIVDDVKRLADNGVRELTLIGQNVNAYHGEGPDGKSWPLGRLLEHLAKIPGIARLRYSTSHPLDVDDSLIAAHRDLDALMPFVHLPVQSGSDRILAAMNRKHTADDYRDVIDRFRSARQDIAFSSDFIVGFPGESEQDFLATLALVTQIGYAAAYSFKYSARPGTPAADMQETVSPAEMDQRLERLQELIDSQQSAFNKAAIGSTVDVLFERPARKAGQIVGRTAFLQPAHVMASPDIIGQILPVRIDSLERYSFLGELATSRVAREPASSSIATGA, encoded by the coding sequence ATGACGCCGCCGCGCAAGCTGCACATCAAATCATATGGCTGCCAGATGAACGTCTACGATGCCCAGCGCATGGTGGACACGCTGGCTCCGGAAGGATTCGTGGAGACGGCGAGTGCGGAGGAGGCCGACCTCGTCATCCTCAACACCTGCCACATCCGCGAAAAGGCCTCTGAAAAGGTCTATTCCGAGCTCGGCCGCCTGCGCGTCGCCAAGGACGAGGCCGCACGCGAGGGCCGCGCCATGCAGATCGCGGTGGCAGGCTGCGTCGCGCAGGCAGAAGGCGAAGAGATCGTGCGCCGCGCGCCCACGGTCGACGTCGTGGTCGGCCCGCAGAGCTATCATCACCTGCCGGAGTTGTTGAAACGTGCCGGCAACGAAGGCCGCGCGATCGAGACCGAGTTTCCCGCCGCGGACAAGTTCGGCTTCCTGGCCCAGCCGAAGCCCGATGCGATCCGCGCGCGCGGCATTTCCGCTTTCGTCACGGTGCAGGAAGGCTGCGACAAGTTCTGCACCTTCTGCGTCGTGCCGTACACGCGGGGCTCGGAAGTCTCCCGCCCCGTGGCCAAGATCGTCGACGACGTGAAGCGGCTGGCCGACAACGGCGTGCGCGAGCTCACGCTGATCGGGCAGAACGTCAACGCCTATCACGGCGAGGGACCGGACGGGAAAAGCTGGCCGCTCGGCAGGCTGCTCGAGCATCTGGCGAAAATTCCCGGCATCGCGCGGCTGCGCTATTCGACCAGCCATCCCCTCGACGTCGATGACAGTTTGATTGCGGCCCATCGCGACCTCGATGCCCTGATGCCGTTCGTGCACCTGCCGGTGCAGTCGGGTTCGGACCGAATCCTGGCTGCCATGAACCGGAAACATACCGCCGATGATTATCGCGATGTCATCGACCGTTTCCGGTCCGCGCGCCAAGACATTGCTTTTTCATCAGATTTTATCGTGGGCTTCCCCGGCGAGAGCGAGCAAGATTTTCTCGCCACACTCGCGCTTGTCACGCAAATCGGCTACGCTGCGGCATATTCGTTCAAATACTCCGCCCGGCCGGGAACGCCGGCCGCGGACATGCAGGAGACGGTGTCCCCCGCCGAGATGGACCAGCGATTGGAGCGGCTCCAGGAACTGATCGACAGCCAGCAATCGGCCTTCAACAAGGCTGCGATTGGCTCAACGGTCGACGTGCTATTCGAACGCCCGGCGCGCAAGGCCGGCCAGATCGTCGGCCGTACCGCCTTCCTTCAGCCCGCGCATGTGATGGCCTCGCCCGACATCATCGGACAAATCCTGCCGGTCAGAATCGACAGCCTCGAGCGCTACAGTTTCC